TGAGTTTATATTTTTAAGGGAACAGTTTACTTTCCAAATTAGAAATGCTGATGTATATACCTTTAACGCAAATTTTGAGACAAAAATTATTGAAATTGAAAAAAAGGAATATAATAGTGGTGTTTTCAATAATGATTATACTGAAAGACAAAAACAATGTATCGATTTGAATGCTGTTTTTCATGGATTGGCATTTAATGTATTAAAAAACCTTAAAGAGGTTTATATAAATGAAGAGAATTGGCTGGTGTTTAATTCCCATCAACTGAAATTTCAGTATGGTATGCAACACATGCAATTTTACCATTACAATAGAATGAGTAAAGAGCCTAAAGTGAAGGCTCAATACGATTCTACCAAAAAAGCCTATGTATTTAACGAAGGCAGCGAAATATCAGTAAACGGAACCGGCTTTTTTACGTTAAAAAGTAGCAATACCGATATTCCTGCAATATATATATCTTCTACAATAGATATTATTTTAGGGGTAGCTACAGAAACATATTTTGCAGGGTATGATTATTTTTATGGCATTCCATATTTCACATTTCGTTTGCAGTCTAGCGGTCTCAAAAAAGTAAGTGCGATTAAAATTCTAAAAACTTATAGTGGCATTGGCTTAAAGGATGCAAAGAATATTATAGATACCGCACCGATTCAATTTGCAATGTATTTGAAAAATGATGATGCAGAAAAAATGACAAAAGAGCTACAGGATATCGGTTGTGAGATTGCTTTTTATGGGAATAAAAAGGAGCAAACAATTATTTCTAACCAAGAATTTTATGACGCCTATATTCAAAAATTTATAACCCAAATAGTGCAATATGAATCTAAGAATTAAACCTTGGTCAAAAAATACGTATCCTCTTCAAGGTATTTTGATTAAAGGCACTGACTTGAAACATTGGCTCTATCAGCTTCAAATTTTAGAAATAGATATAAATACGGTTCCCGTTTTTGCCATTCCAGATACAAGTCCAAATTCTATTTGGGGCTGTTTTGTGGAGTTGAAGCAAGTCATTTCAAACGATTTTAAATTACAGAATGTACAGTTTTGCCAATGTATTAAAGATGCATTATTTATACCCGAATTTTCTACAATATATCCTAAAATTAATCCTTCTGAAATAGCCATTTTATTTGCAAAATGTCAGCATATTATTCATCCGGAGTTTGGTCTTTTTGAATTACAAAACCCAATTGATTGGCAAGATGTATTAGAAATCCCCTTGCCACAAAACTGTGTAATTACGGAGCCTCAAATTACCGCTTTTCGCCCTCAAACTATTCATAAAATTGAAATAAAAGCATTGCCTCCAGAAGAATTATTGAAAAATATGGAGGAGAACACATTTCCTAAGAAGGAAACTTTTATAGAAAAGCCACTCAATTGGAAAGAAAAGATAAAATACCAACTTTTAAAATCGGTTTTTTGGACATCTGAAACTGGTGATGGAGGAAAGCAAACCGAAAAAGCAAATTGGTTTACAAAGTTGGCCTACATGTTGGGTAAATTAATTCCCACCGGCGGGAAGTTGTTTGAAAAGTTTGAAAATGATTTTGAAGATTTAGAGAAACGAAACCGTTCGGAAATGGAAAAATTGTTGCAATTGTTTAAAAGCAACCCCGAAGAAGCTTTAAAATATGCCATTCCAATTGATAATGAAGGCACAAATAGAGGTGGAGACAAAGGCACATTTAGTATGAGTCAACGATGGAAATCGTTTAAATTATTTGGCAATAGCGGGGCAAGTGGTAGTGGAAACGTGCTTTTGAAGGACAACTCCATGGCTAAATTGCAACAACAGTATAACCAAACAGCAATCAATTTAATAAAGGAAAAAAAATATGAAAAAGCGGCATTTGTGTATATGAAATTATTGAAAAACAACCAAATGGCGGCAAATACTTTGGAAGACGGAAAGCTGTATCCCGAAGCAGCCGCTTTGTATTTAAAATATATGAATAATAAAGAAAGAGCCGCTTCGTGCTTCGAAAAAGGGAGAATGACTTCTGATGCGATTGGACTATACAAAGAGTTGAAGATGTACGAAAAAGTTGGTGATTTATACCAGTCTATCAATAACCAAAAAGAAGCCTTTGAGCACTATAATTATGTAGTAGAAAACTATAAAGCCTCCGACCAATATCTGAAAGCCTCCTTGCTTTTGCGCAATAAAATGGAAGACAAATCATCTGCTCAGGATATCCTGCTTGCTGGTTGGCGAGAGGAAAAAGATAGTTTTAATTGTATCAATAATTATTTTGTAAATATTGAAGATATACAAATTTTGTCGAAAGAAATTGATAGAATTTATAGAAACGAAACCAATGAAAGAAACAAACAGGAGTTTCTAAAAGCCTTGAAATATGAACAAAAAAAAGATGCCCTAATAGCTACACAAACCAAAGAACTTGCTTACGAAATAATTTCAGAACTGGCTAAAATAAATTCTGGTATTCTAAACGAGTTGTCAGCTTTTAATAAAGATGCACAATTGTCTAAAGACATTACAAGGTATAAAATGAAAGAAAAACGACAATGAAATATATAGAAATAATGAAATTTGAGAAACTCACAAAAAAAATATAAACGGCGTACAATATGGGTTTGACAAAAGGGCGGCTTTATTACTAGGCCGAGCATTTGTAGTTTCTATTGGCTTTTGTATTAAATTTGAACATTGGTACATTTTACACCCCACTTTCGCCAAGCCCAAAAACGTTATCTGCGATTTTAGAATGACTCGAAAACATAAAACTTTCTAGTCTCCATCGGCGAAGACCCGCTCCCCTACGCAGATTCATTTATGAACTTTTTTTACAATAAATAGTTGTTCATTCGGACAACTTTATTATATTTGCTTTGGATGGGATCTGAGAAAGTGAGAACTGTGTTTTTGTTTAATTACTATTTTACTGACTTTATGCAAAACAGAAGCAAAAAGTAAAAGACAAAATACTTTGGACTTTCAGAATAATTGAGAGGCAAAAATATATGCTTGAAGACTATTTAAAACATATCCAAGGAACGACTGGACTTTATGAAATCAGAGTTCAACAGGGGGGGTGACATATTTCGAATATTTTGCTTCTTTGATGAAGAAAAATTGATCGTCCTTGCGAACGAAAATCAGAAAAACTCGCAAAAGGACCCAAAGATCGAAATTGAAAAAGCATTAAAATAAAAACCGAATATGAAGAAGAAAAACAATCTAAAATCTCTTGACCAATTTGTAGAAGAACAAAATGGTAAAAAAGGGACAACAAAACGTGATAAATTTGACAAGGGATTTAAAGCATTTGAACTTGGAGTTTTAATTCAGCAAGCGAGACTTAAAAAAGGAATGACTCAAGAAGAACTTGCATTAAAGTGTGGAACCAATAAAGGCTATATTTCTAAAATCGAAAATAATATCAAAGAGGTCCGTATATCAACACTCCAAAAAATAGTAGAACTAGGTTTAGGGGGACATCTTGAATTGACAATTAAACTTTGACAACTGACCATCATCCGAGAAAACCGCACGTAACAGCACATTTACGCCATCAGGGCGACGACATCCTCCCAATAATTATCGATAACCCAAAACTTCGTATTTTTATTAAAGATTTTCGGTTGCCTTCCCCACCCGTCGCTAATCTGCTGCACGTTATGTGCAATCCTATGGCTACAGTGCAAACATCAACCGACAGGCATAAAATGAACGAAAGTAAAATTTTCGGCAAGCCGTGTTTGCTATCCTTAGCAAAAGCAAAAGAGAAGCAACGCCACCCAAAAGCCAACGCAAGTTGCTTCACACTTCCTTTTGCCCCAACGCACCTACTACCTTCCGTTATCGTTCATACTTAACTTTGAGAAAAAGTAATTTCATATCTTTATAAACTTAAATTCAACCACAAATGAAAAAAATAATCCTTGCTGATGACGATTCCGATGATTGCGAATTATTTCAAGATGCATTGAGAGAGGTGGGCATTCAAACCCAAATCACCATTTTAAAAAATGGAGTTGTATTAATGAAAACTCTGGACGATACCGTGCCCCCACCTCCCTATGCTATTTTTCTTGACCTCAATATGCCGCTTAAAAATGGGTATGAATGTTTAACCGAAATCAGAAACACACCCAAGCTAAAAGATATTATGGTTGTAATTTTTTCAACAACGGATAACCAAACTGCAATTGAAAAAACCTATTCATTAGGAGCAAACTATTTTGTCCGCAAGCCCAACTCATTTGACCTTTTAAAAAAAGCAATTGAAAAAATATTACTTTTTACAAAACCACAACAAAGTGAGCAACCGCCAAAAGAAAATTTTCTTTTAACCATAAACTGAAAGAATAATTAAGCATGATGAAAAAAGCTAGCCGTTCTCTTTTGCAATTCAGACTCATTTTTATCTTCACAACTATTTTTTTGGTTGCACTATCTGCCTATGGGTATTTTAAAACAAATCAACTGATTGATTCTTATAAATGGGCTAAGCATACTAATGAAGTTAACCTATCACTAAAAAACATTTCAAGTGCATTTAATGAGGCCATAAATAATCGGAGAGCTTACCTGCTCACCGGAGATTCAACCATGATTGCAAACAGAGACTTAGATTATAATACGATTAACCATGAATTAAATTTGCTTGACAGTTTAACAAAAGACAATCCTGAACAAATTGAAAACCTTAAAATATTACACACAGCAATCGACGAAAAACTAGCTTACTTGAAGGTGGAGGACCTTAAACCAATACAAATAGACACTGAATTAAAGTTGCTTCTTATTGACGGATTTAATAAATCAAATAAAATAAGCGAGCAAATAAATAGAATGTCATTGGTAGAGGAACAGTTGCTTGAAGTGCAAACACAAAAATTTACTATACTTGCTTTTATCACACCCCTTTTTATCATCATCCTTTTTCTGGGCGCTTTGTTCATTCTTTGGATTTCATATTCAAAAATGAATAGTGAATTGCATCTTTCACAACAGTTACGAATAAAGGTGGAAGAATCAAATCAGGAACTTCAAAAGAATAACCAGGAGGTGACTGAAGGTGCAGAGCCATTTCTAAAAATATTTGACAACAGCCCTGTTGCAATGACTTTTGCTGAAATCGAGACTAACCATGTTGTGTATGCCAATAAACTTTTTTATAATTACTTTGGTTACAGCGAAGAAGAGGTGATAGGTCATACTACCGAAGAATTGAACTTGACATCCGCAGAAGAGCTCGAAAGATTGATTCCTATCATCATGAGTCATCTTGAGGAAGATCGCCCTCTTGAAGAATTGAAGGCATTGTCTGCGGAAGAAAGAGCAAAATTATTGCTGACGTTAAAAGAAAAAATGCTTAAGAATGGCTTTGAGATTTTATATACCAGAAAAAATGGAGAAACATTTTTTGCTATTGTTTTTGTCGAGGTAATTGACATCGCAAATAAAAAATATTCCCTAACCACCTATCAGGATATCACGGAAAGAAAAGAAGCGCAGAAGCAACTTGCGGACGAAAAAGCATTTGCTGAAATGGTTATTGAGAACGACCCTTCAATGATAGTTGTTTATGATGAAAACCTGCACATTATAACATGGAATAAAAAAAGTGAAGAATTTTCCGGTTTGAAAAAAGAGGAAGTTCTAGGAAAATCTACATTCGATGTATTTCCCGAATATAATCAAGAGCAGTGGCTTAGTACATTTAATTCAGTGTTGAAGGATGGCAAATCATTACACTTTCCCATAGTAGAAATTGAACATAAGAAAAATTTCGTAGAAAGTTGGTTAATGCCTTTGCGAAATGCAGATCAACAAATCATAGGAGTACTTGGAATTACACGTGATATTACTGAAATAATAGAAACCAATAAGAAACTCGAAAAGTTAAATACTGAACTAATAGAAGGAAGTGAGCGCTATTTAAAAATCTTTGACAACAACCCGGTTGCGTTGGCATTTGCAGAAATTGGCAGCAATAAAATAATCTATGCAAATAACCTTTTTTACAAACAATTTGGTTACACAGCAGAAGAAGTAATTGGTCGTTCAACTGACGACTTGAATATAGTTTCACCAGAAGAAAAAGTAAGAACGCAATCAATACTCTTAAAAGAACTTCAGGAAGAACGAACTATTGATGAATTGCAGGCATTGCCTGAGGAAGAATTAATCGAATTATTGATGAACCTGAGAGAAAAATTGTTTGAGAATGGTTTTGAGGTTATATATACAAGAAAAAACGGCACCACATTTTATGCCCTTGTTTTTTACGAGATAATTGAAATTGGAAATAAAAAATATGCGCTTGCTTCTTATCAGGACATCACAGAACTAAAAAGATCGCACCTCAAACTTGCTGAGCAAAGAGCATTTGCAGAATCGGTGATTGATAACGACCCTGCTATGGTATTGGCTTATGATGAAAACTTGAAAATTATTGCATGGAATAAAAAAACAGAAGAGAATACCGGTTTTAAAAAAGAGGAAGTAATGGGAAAAAATCCCTACGATATATTTCCTGAATATAAAAACGAAAAATGGGAGAGTGCTTTTAATTTAGTGCTCAAGGAAGGTAAAAAAATTCACTATCCAAAGGTACCATTTAAACGCATGAAAGGTTTCGGGGAATTTTGGTTAGTACCTTTGCTAAATGCAGATCAGCACATTATAGGCATACTTTCCATCACAAGAGATATCACGGAAACAATAGAAATGACAATAGCACTTGAGCAAAAAAATATAGAGTTGCAGAAGATCAACAAAGAGTTAGAGTCAATTAACTACATATCAAGTCACGATTTGCAAGAGCCGCTGCGACAAATACAAGTTTTCGGTTCCCGAATTAGTGATTCTGAACTGCAACATTTATCTGATGCTGGCCAAACTTATTTTAAGAAAATAATTAATGCCGCCAAGAGAATGCAAAATCTCATTAACGATTTACTTGTTTATTCACGAACCAAAACCGATGCAAGAAAATTTACAA
The genomic region above belongs to Bacteroidota bacterium and contains:
- a CDS encoding helix-turn-helix transcriptional regulator, whose amino-acid sequence is MKKKNNLKSLDQFVEEQNGKKGTTKRDKFDKGFKAFELGVLIQQARLKKGMTQEELALKCGTNKGYISKIENNIKEVRISTLQKIVELGLGGHLELTIKL
- a CDS encoding PAS domain S-box protein, which gives rise to MKKASRSLLQFRLIFIFTTIFLVALSAYGYFKTNQLIDSYKWAKHTNEVNLSLKNISSAFNEAINNRRAYLLTGDSTMIANRDLDYNTINHELNLLDSLTKDNPEQIENLKILHTAIDEKLAYLKVEDLKPIQIDTELKLLLIDGFNKSNKISEQINRMSLVEEQLLEVQTQKFTILAFITPLFIIILFLGALFILWISYSKMNSELHLSQQLRIKVEESNQELQKNNQEVTEGAEPFLKIFDNSPVAMTFAEIETNHVVYANKLFYNYFGYSEEEVIGHTTEELNLTSAEELERLIPIIMSHLEEDRPLEELKALSAEERAKLLLTLKEKMLKNGFEILYTRKNGETFFAIVFVEVIDIANKKYSLTTYQDITERKEAQKQLADEKAFAEMVIENDPSMIVVYDENLHIITWNKKSEEFSGLKKEEVLGKSTFDVFPEYNQEQWLSTFNSVLKDGKSLHFPIVEIEHKKNFVESWLMPLRNADQQIIGVLGITRDITEIIETNKKLEKLNTELIEGSERYLKIFDNNPVALAFAEIGSNKIIYANNLFYKQFGYTAEEVIGRSTDDLNIVSPEEKVRTQSILLKELQEERTIDELQALPEEELIELLMNLREKLFENGFEVIYTRKNGTTFYALVFYEIIEIGNKKYALASYQDITELKRSHLKLAEQRAFAESVIDNDPAMVLAYDENLKIIAWNKKTEENTGFKKEEVMGKNPYDIFPEYKNEKWESAFNLVLKEGKKIHYPKVPFKRMKGFGEFWLVPLLNADQHIIGILSITRDITETIEMTIALEQKNIELQKINKELESINYISSHDLQEPLRQIQVFGSRISDSELQHLSDAGQTYFKKIINAAKRMQNLINDLLVYSRTKTDARKFTIVNLNQIINEVIEEFGEIISDKHATVEVAELGDANIVPFQFRQMMYNLIGNALKFSKPDTPPHITIKNKKVKSNQVPGAYPIADTEYYQISITDNGIGFEPQYKDRIFEVFQRLHDKQKIAGTGIGLAIVKNIVENHNGNITATSELNKGATFDIYIPII
- a CDS encoding response regulator, whose product is MKKIILADDDSDDCELFQDALREVGIQTQITILKNGVVLMKTLDDTVPPPPYAIFLDLNMPLKNGYECLTEIRNTPKLKDIMVVIFSTTDNQTAIEKTYSLGANYFVRKPNSFDLLKKAIEKILLFTKPQQSEQPPKENFLLTIN